A DNA window from Nycticebus coucang isolate mNycCou1 chromosome 1, mNycCou1.pri, whole genome shotgun sequence contains the following coding sequences:
- the LOC128581673 gene encoding high mobility group protein B1-like, with the protein MSSYAFFVQTCREEHMKKHPDASVNFSEFSKKCSERWKTMSAKEKGKSEDTAKADKARYEREMKTYIPPKGETKKKFKDPNVPKRPPSAFFLFCSEYRSRIKGEYPGLSIGDVAKKLGEMWSNTAADDKQPCEKKAAKLKEKYEKDIAAYRAIGKPDAAKKGSHQG; encoded by the coding sequence atgtcatcctatgcattctttgtgcaaacttgtcgggaggagcacatgaagaagcacccagatgcttcagtcaacttctcagagttttctaagaagtgctcagagaggtggaagaccatgtctgctaaagagaaaggaaaatctgaagatacggcaaaggcagacaaggcccgttatgaaagagaaatgaaaacctacatccctcctaaaggggaaaccaaaaagaagttcaaggatcccaatgtacccaagaggcctccttcagcctttttcttgttctgttctgagtatcgctCAAGAATCAAAGGAGAATATCCTGGCCtgtccattggtgatgttgcaaagaagctgggggagatgtggagtaacactgctgcggatgacaagcagccCTGTGAAAAGAAGGccgcaaagctgaaggaaaaatacgaaaaggatattgctgcataccgagctatcggaaagcctgatgcagcgaaaaaAGGGAGtcatcaaggctga